TTCTTGAGGCACAAAAATGGGTATGGCTATTTCTTACGTTCCGAAATAGTTCATGGCATCTGTCCTTCCTCCATTTACAGGTGCCTATAAATGCAGATAACTGCCGGTTGCACGCCCGGTGTCCCCAACATAGCCAATGGACCTGCCCGGCTTGCACTTGTTGGCCGGTGGTGACGCAGATGGCGGAACAGTGGGCGTACAGTGTTTACAGCCCGCCGCCGTGGTCAATTTGAATATAGTAGCCGTAGCTGCCACGCAAGCTGTCGAGACCGTTGGCTACGGTGACAGTTACATCTGCGGCAGCAAGAATTGGTGTGCCCTCAGAACAGGCAATGTCGGTGTCGGTGCCGGTGTGGGATCTGCCCGCGCCGGTGATAAGGTCTACTCGATTTTTGTATTCTACAATCTATATGAAACGGTTGTCTTTTGGGAATCCGAAATTTTTGCATAAAAAAAGCGGTTCATTGGTTTTGTACCAACAAACCGCCATTGAGGAATAGGAGAGTTTATTTTGACAGCTCTCTCCCCTTCTGATAAATCTACTCTCGATTGTCACCTTCAAATTATGAGGGAGGTGAACGCTTGAGTTTTCAGCAAATAATTTTGCTGCTTGGTTGTATCGACAGCTGCATATATGCTGCTGTATCTCCTTACACTAAAAGTTTTTTAATTTTTTTAAAACAAAAAAGCCGCTGTCCCGATCAGAAGTCAACGACAAAATGAAAGCTCTCAACAAAGCAGCAATCATTATGAAAATAGCCTTACGTTCCCGTAAGGCTATTATTGGTGCACCTCCAGGGACTCGAACCCTGGACCCACTGATTAAGAGTCAGTTGCTCTACCAACTGAGCTAGAGGTGCGACAACATTTATTATTCTAGCACATATTTCGTAGCTGTCAAGAGAATAGCGGCCGAGGTGATAAATTTTTATAAGTGACAATTTGAAAATCGACACCTGACCGGCTATGGATCGTTGGCTGCTTTGCTACGACCTGCCAAGCCGGATCGTGCGCCAAATTAGGAAAAAACACATCAGCCAAGGGAGCGGTGCAATCAAATTCGCTCAAATAAGCTATCTGACAGTACGGTAAAAAAAGCTGATATATCTCACTGCCTCCTACCACCCAAGCCGAGGCCTCGGACGGAAGCTCTCGCAAAGCCGCTAATACTTGCTCAAGATCTGCAAAAAAACGACAATTCGATAG
This is a stretch of genomic DNA from Mageeibacillus indolicus UPII9-5. It encodes these proteins:
- a CDS encoding dihydrofolate reductase; translated protein: MQLGLIVGVDRHNAIGYRGELLFRLPEDMKFFRQTTLGTTIIMGRKTLAGFPGGNPLPGRENWVLSRRVHSDLKLSNCRFFADLEQVLAALRELPSEASAWVVGGSEIYQLFLPYCQIAYLSEFDCTAPLADVFFPNLAHDPAWQVVAKQPTIHSRSGVDFQIVTYKNLSPRPLFS
- a CDS encoding M23 family metallopeptidase, producing the protein MVEYKNRVDLITGAGRSHTGTDTDIACSEGTPILAAADVTVTVANGLDSLRGSYGYYIQIDHGGGL